The Lycium ferocissimum isolate CSIRO_LF1 chromosome 10, AGI_CSIRO_Lferr_CH_V1, whole genome shotgun sequence genome window below encodes:
- the LOC132033410 gene encoding NAC domain-containing protein 68-like, translated as MGDNNNTTSFSLPPGTRFYPSDQLLISYYLSSKNRSDHRNDFGINLIQEIDFYNYDPFNLPDSACFRYGRGGQKRHWFCFVAARVLKRRAGTGSGGGYWKKKRGRVKDVVGEGAGKVVVGTRKTFGFYLGDCGSKSGVKTDWLMYEYALAGHPMASFVLCRVFIKSRHENNLSKHVFSSYGEQQIVATVRHVGIQYDGTAASATESKMHDEHTIDQENDVSELPSTDLNGQALTEHGAEQIGLESDGPPVLNGFSAQELMAISEGDFIELDDILCPLSGIS; from the exons ATGGGAGATAATAACAATACGACGTCGTTTTCACTTCCACCCGGTACCCGATTTTACCCTTCTGATCAACTACTCATTTCCTACTATTTATCTTCAAAAAACCGTTCCGATCATCGCAATGACTTTGGAATTAACCTGATTCAAGAAATTGATTTCTACAATTATGACCCGTTTAACTTACCGGATTCTGCCTGTTTTCGGTACGGACGAGGTGGTCAGAAAAGGCACTGGTTTTGTTTTGTGGCTGCTAGGGTTTTGAAGAGGAGAGCTGGTACTGGTAGTGGTGGTGGTtattggaagaaaaaaagaggtaGAGTTAAGGATGTGGTGGGTGAGGGTGCAGGGAAAGTTGTGGTGGGTACGCGTAAAACTTTTGGTTTTTATTTAGGGGATTGTGGTAGTAAGAGTGGTGTGAAGACTGATTGGTTGATGTACGAGTACGCCTTAGCTGGTCATCCTATG GCATCTTTTGTTCTATGCCGAGTATTCATCAAATCTCGTCATGAAAATAACTTGTCAAAGCATGTATTTAGTTCTTATGGTGAACAACAAATTGTTGCCACAGTACGCCACGTAGGTATTCAATATGATGGAACTGCTGCATCAGCTACTGAGTCTAAAATGCATGATGAACATACTATTGACCAGGAGAATGATGTCTCGGAGTTACCTAGTACTGACTTAAATGGTCAAGCTCTTACAGAACATGGTGCCGAGCAG ATTGGTCTTGAGAGTGACGGACCTCCAGTTCTCAATGGCTTTTCTGCTCAGGAACTGATGGCCATTTCAGAAGGTGATTTTATAGAGCTGGATGACATTCTATGCCCGCTTTCGGGCATTAgctaa
- the LOC132033402 gene encoding uncharacterized acetyltransferase At3g50280-like, with the protein MASSPTVQHISDCFIKPLYYPEESKKPVYLSSWDLAMLSVQYIQKGLLFTKPSSFQLEPLLQNLKESLSITLVHFYPLAGHFSTLKQENPHIYTVFIDCVNAPGARFIHANLDLTISDILSPKDVPLVVQSFFDHDRAVNHDGHELSLLTIQVTELIDGVFIGCSINHAVADGASFWHFFNSFSEVFKANNEQKQSIIPISKSPTFNHWFPEGKGPFINLPYTHHDQFISRYEAPQMTERFFHFSAKSLKKLKAKANEECNTTKISSLQALSALMWRCITRVRKFPSDQMTSCRMATNNRARLEPPLPEHYFGNCIQPVRGISSAGEVLGNNLGWAAWKLHQAVVNHKDKEIREWVEKLESGMVYELRGFFDPFSVMMGSSPRFNMYGNEFGLGKGVALRSGYAHKFDGKVTLYEGIEGDGSMDLEVCLLPDFMASLESDQEFMDSLSS; encoded by the coding sequence atggcttCTTCACCTACTGTTCAACACATCTCAGATTGTTTCATCAAGCCACTTTACTATCCAGAAGAATCTAAAAAGCCAGTTTATCTATCATCATGGGATCTAGCCATGCTTTCAGTGCAATATATCCAAAAAGGTCTCCTTTTCACTAAGCCTTCATCTTTTCAACTTGAACCTCTATTACAAAACCTTAAAGAATCCTTATCAATCACCCTTGTCCATTTTTACCCACTAGCTGGTCATTTTTCTACACTAAAACAAGAAAATCCTCATATTTACACTGTGTTTATTGACTGTGTTAACGCCCCTGGTGCCAGATTTATCCATGCTAATCTTGATTTAACAATTTCTGATATACTTTCTCCAAAAGATGTGCCTTTAGTGGTCCAATCATTTTTTGACCATGATAGAGCTGTTAACCATGATGGGCATGAATTATCTTTGTTAACTATTCAGGTAACTGAATTaattgatggggtttttatTGGCTGCTCAATTAACCATGCTGTAGCTGATGGTGCTTCTTTCTGGCATTTTTTCAACTCTTTCTCTGAAGTCTTCAAAGCCAATAATGAACAGAAACAAAGCATTATTCCTATTTCTAAATCACCTACTTTTAACCATTGGTTCCCAGAAGGAAAAGGACCATTTATTAATCTACCTTATACTCACCATGACCAATTTATTAGTAGATATGAAGCCCCACAAATGACGGAAAGATTTTTCCATTTCTCAGCAAAGTCTTTAAAGAAACTCAAAGCAAAAGCCAATGAAGAGTGTAATACTACCAAGATTTCATCTTTACAAGCTTTGTCAGCTCTTATGTGGAGGTGCATAACAAGGGTTAGAAAATTCCCATCTGATCAAATGACAAGTTGTAGAATGGCTACTAATAATAGAGCAAGATTAGAGCCACCATTGCCAGAACACTATTTTGGGAATTGCATACAACCTGTAAGAGGAATTTCCTCCGCGGGTGAAGTTCTTGGTAATAACCTTGGTTGGGCAGCTTGGAAATTGCATCAAGCTGTGGTTAATCATAAGGATAAGGAAATTCGTGAATGGGTTGAAAAACTGGAAAGTGGTATGGTTTATGAGTTAAGGGGATTTTTTGATCCTTTTAGTGTTATGATGGGGAGTTCACCAAGATTTAATATGTATGGGAATGAATTTGGATTGGGAAAAGGAGTGGCACTTAGAAGTGGATATGCACATAAGTTTGATGGGAAAGTTACTTTATATGAAGGGATTGAAGGTGATGGTAGCATGGATTTGGAAGTGTGTCTTTTACCTGATTTCATGGCTTCTCTTGAATCTGATCAGGAGTTCATGGATAGCTTGTCAAGTTAA
- the LOC132033406 gene encoding WUSCHEL-related homeobox 4 — protein MYMGSSSGSLSMKVHQFTRGFLEHEAAAPSLSLGCKRLRPLAPKFNPTNDTTIVTPPFDLKSFIRPESSTSPRKLAFNDDKKDSSQVESHPGGTRWNPTQEQIGILEMLYRGGMRTPNAQQIEQITAQLGKYGKIEGKNVFYWFQNHKARERQKQKRNSLGLSQSPRTPPAIVTSPLSFDTRGEVVREEDSPYKRKCRGWTFEYLEDQEEEEKGNCRENGDRTLQLFPLHPEGMRL, from the exons ATGTACATGGGATCATCATCAGGAAGCCTAAGCATGAAGGTGCATCAATTCACACGTGGATTCTTGGAGCATGAAGCTGCTGCTCCTTCACTCTCACTTGGTTGTAAACGTTTAAGACCTCTTGCTCCCAAGTTCAACCCCACAAATGATACCACCATTGTTACCCCTCCTTTCGATCTCAAAAGCTTCATTAGACCAGAAAGTAGTACTAGCCCTCGTAAACTTGCTTTCAACGACGACAAGAAAGATTCCTCTCAG gTAGAATCGCACCCAGGAGGAACGAGATGGAATCCGACACAAGAGCAGATAGGAATACTGGAAATGCTGTATAGAGGTGGGATGCGCACACCCAATGCCCAGCAAATCGAACAAATCACTGCACAGTTAGGCAAATATGGgaaaatagaaggaaaaaacGTGTTCTACTGGTTTCAAAACCACAAAGCTCGTGAGAGACAAAAGCAGAAGCGCAATAGTCTTGGTCTTAGCCAAAGTCCAAGAACACCACCGGCCATAGTCACTAGTCCTTTGTCATTTGACACTAGG GGAGAAGTAGTGAGGGAGGAAGATAGTCCATACAAGAGAAAGTGCAGGGGTTGGACATTTGAATACTTGGAGgaccaagaagaagaagaaaagggaaactGTAGAGAAAATGGTGATAGGACTCTTCAACTCTTCCCATTGCATCCAGAAGGCATGAGattatga